The following proteins come from a genomic window of Brevibacillus antibioticus:
- a CDS encoding RNA polymerase sigma factor, whose protein sequence is MYEEMKHQVMAIYERHYHDVYQFLLYFTGSQNDAEDLTQEVFLRVIRSLERFEERSDVKTWLFAIAKHTAMNYYRKRKWQKLLSGDWLSVVMPASEGNPEQEAESREDEQELIAAIKGLPPHYRMVVILRGIKEYSVKETAEILGCSESNVKTTMHRALKLLHGKLTHKKKGELYSGLAK, encoded by the coding sequence TTGTATGAAGAAATGAAACATCAGGTCATGGCCATCTATGAGCGGCATTATCATGATGTGTATCAATTTTTGCTGTACTTTACCGGCAGTCAGAATGATGCAGAAGATTTGACGCAGGAGGTTTTTTTGCGGGTGATTCGCTCGCTTGAACGATTTGAAGAGCGATCTGACGTGAAGACATGGCTGTTTGCGATCGCGAAGCATACAGCGATGAATTACTATCGAAAACGCAAGTGGCAAAAGCTGTTGTCGGGAGACTGGCTGTCTGTTGTGATGCCAGCCTCGGAAGGGAATCCAGAACAGGAAGCGGAAAGCCGGGAGGACGAGCAGGAATTGATCGCTGCGATCAAGGGACTGCCACCGCATTACCGCATGGTTGTCATTTTGCGTGGCATTAAAGAGTACAGCGTCAAAGAGACAGCTGAAATACTGGGTTGTTCAGAATCAAACGTCAAAACGACGATGCACCGAGCACTGAAGCTGTTGCATGGCAAACTGACGCATAAAAAGAAGGGGGAGTTGTACAGTGGATTGGCAAAATGA
- a CDS encoding ABC transporter substrate-binding protein, giving the protein MYKRLLAIPIAALLLVLSACGNGGQTGDSAAAKPTRSITYLGNTYTIPARTKDIVFVGFPASYEDSFLLGIPPVAATMDKNGKFPAEYQAMIRNAKHLPYHITDNLGELVALEPDVIMTTDKTSKEDLAKLQTAASVIPVSTNGAHWQENLRLLADVRGKDANLDTFVGKVMQNAQELRDKLAPLPEKKVLTLWFQEGSFYVYPKDERYNYLLYTDLALPVPDVVANVQESTALSMDALAKEDPNFLFVMVTKEDQPAFKQLQEQPAWKSLSAVKMGQMYVNAVEPGLAGGTAYSNQSFLNAIRKQMLKMSE; this is encoded by the coding sequence ATGTATAAACGGCTACTAGCTATCCCGATTGCCGCTTTGCTCCTCGTCCTGTCAGCCTGCGGCAATGGTGGACAGACGGGCGATTCAGCGGCAGCGAAACCGACCAGATCGATCACTTACTTAGGCAACACTTATACAATTCCGGCCAGAACCAAAGATATTGTTTTCGTAGGCTTCCCTGCTTCGTATGAAGATTCTTTCTTGCTGGGAATCCCGCCGGTCGCAGCAACCATGGATAAAAACGGAAAGTTCCCGGCGGAATATCAAGCCATGATCAGAAATGCCAAGCATCTCCCTTATCATATTACAGATAACCTAGGTGAGCTGGTTGCCCTCGAACCTGACGTCATCATGACAACCGACAAGACCTCCAAGGAAGACTTGGCCAAATTGCAAACCGCTGCTTCTGTCATCCCCGTCTCTACAAACGGAGCTCATTGGCAAGAAAACTTGCGTCTACTCGCTGATGTTCGTGGAAAAGATGCCAATTTGGATACTTTTGTAGGTAAAGTGATGCAAAACGCACAGGAACTCCGCGACAAGCTCGCTCCACTTCCAGAAAAGAAAGTGCTGACGTTGTGGTTCCAAGAAGGCTCCTTCTACGTCTATCCAAAGGATGAACGGTACAATTACCTGTTATATACGGACTTGGCCCTGCCTGTCCCAGATGTCGTTGCAAATGTCCAGGAGAGTACCGCGCTCTCAATGGATGCTTTGGCAAAAGAAGATCCCAACTTCTTGTTTGTGATGGTCACCAAAGAAGACCAGCCCGCTTTTAAGCAATTGCAAGAACAGCCTGCATGGAAAAGTCTAAGTGCAGTCAAAATGGGTCAAATGTACGTGAATGCTGTTGAACCAGGATTGGCTGGTGGCACGGCCTACAGCAACCAATCGTTTTTAAATGCGATTCGAAAACAAATGCTAAAAATGAGTGAATAA
- a CDS encoding YebC/PmpR family DNA-binding transcriptional regulator yields the protein MGRKWNNIKEKKASKDASTSRIYAKFGKEIYVAAKQGEPDPESNRALKVVLERAKTYSVPKAIIDRAIDKAKGGSDETFSDLRYEGFGPNGSMIIVDALTNNVNRTAPEVRAAFNKNGGNMGVSGSVAYMFDPTAVFGFEGKTSDEVLEILMEADVDVRDILDEDGAVIVYADAEQFHAVQEALKNAGVNEFTVAELTMLPQNEVTLEEDVQAQFEKLIDALEDLDDVQQVYHNVDLGE from the coding sequence ATGGGTCGTAAGTGGAACAATATTAAAGAAAAGAAAGCTTCTAAAGACGCGAGCACCAGTCGTATTTACGCGAAGTTCGGGAAGGAAATTTACGTAGCGGCAAAGCAAGGCGAGCCGGACCCAGAGTCCAACCGTGCTCTGAAGGTCGTTCTGGAGCGTGCCAAAACGTACAGCGTACCGAAAGCGATTATTGACCGCGCGATTGATAAAGCAAAGGGCGGCTCTGATGAAACGTTTAGCGATCTGCGTTATGAAGGCTTCGGGCCAAACGGCTCCATGATCATCGTGGATGCATTGACCAACAACGTAAACCGAACAGCTCCTGAAGTGCGTGCCGCTTTCAATAAAAACGGCGGTAACATGGGCGTATCCGGTTCCGTAGCTTATATGTTTGACCCAACAGCGGTATTTGGCTTTGAAGGCAAAACTTCTGATGAAGTACTGGAAATCTTGATGGAAGCGGACGTAGACGTGCGCGACATTTTGGATGAAGACGGTGCTGTCATTGTTTACGCAGATGCAGAACAGTTTCACGCTGTACAAGAAGCACTCAAAAACGCTGGCGTTAATGAGTTTACGGTAGCTGAACTGACCATGCTGCCACAAAACGAAGTAACGCTGGAAGAAGATGTACAAGCTCAATTCGAAAAGCTGATCGATGCTTTGGAAGACTTGGACGATGTACAGCAGGTGTACCATAACGTTGATTTAGGTGAATAA
- a CDS encoding metal ABC transporter substrate-binding protein translates to MKKWNLFFVFLISTVLMAACSAPQSANEPAKSDSDKLHVVTTYSILYDIVKNVGGDRVEIHSLAPIGSNPHEYDPLPADVQKTTDADAVFYNGLNLEAGNSWFNNLMSTAGKSGPDAPVFRLSEGVAAKHLTTKGKESEEDPHAWLDVRNGIKYAENAKNALIKVDPAHKETYEQNAKKYIEQLTALHEEAVKQYNQIPKEQRLLVTSEGAFKYFSEAYDFEAAYIWEINSENQGTPEQVTQVVDTIRAKKIPALFVETSIDPRSMEMVSNETGVPIVGKVFTDSLGKPGEDGDTYIKMMEWNIKTIYEGLTKK, encoded by the coding sequence ATGAAGAAGTGGAATCTGTTTTTTGTTTTTCTTATTTCAACCGTGTTGATGGCAGCGTGTAGTGCTCCGCAAAGTGCGAACGAGCCCGCGAAATCAGATAGTGACAAGCTGCATGTCGTAACGACGTATTCCATCCTGTATGACATCGTGAAAAACGTAGGAGGAGATCGGGTAGAGATCCATAGTCTCGCTCCGATTGGCTCCAATCCTCATGAATATGATCCACTGCCTGCTGACGTGCAAAAAACGACGGATGCAGACGCTGTTTTCTACAACGGCTTAAATCTGGAGGCGGGTAACTCTTGGTTCAATAATCTCATGAGTACAGCGGGCAAGTCTGGTCCGGATGCACCAGTTTTCCGTCTCAGTGAAGGCGTAGCAGCCAAGCACTTGACGACCAAAGGCAAAGAAAGCGAAGAAGACCCGCACGCTTGGCTAGATGTACGCAATGGCATCAAGTATGCGGAGAATGCAAAAAATGCCCTGATCAAGGTGGACCCAGCGCACAAGGAAACGTATGAGCAAAACGCCAAGAAGTACATCGAACAGTTGACAGCTCTGCACGAGGAAGCTGTTAAGCAATACAACCAGATTCCAAAGGAACAGCGTTTGCTCGTGACGAGCGAGGGAGCGTTCAAATATTTTAGCGAAGCGTACGATTTTGAAGCGGCCTACATTTGGGAAATCAACTCGGAGAACCAAGGAACTCCAGAGCAGGTGACACAGGTGGTAGATACGATCCGTGCGAAAAAAATCCCGGCTCTGTTTGTCGAGACGAGTATCGATCCACGCAGCATGGAGATGGTCTCGAATGAAACGGGTGTACCGATTGTCGGGAAAGTATTTACGGACTCTCTCGGAAAGCCGGGGGAAGATGGCGATACGTACATCAAAATGATGGAATGGAATATCAAAACGATTTACGAAGGATTGACCAAGAAATAA
- a CDS encoding metal ABC transporter permease translates to MDFLMAIGQYEFLQKALFTSVVVGLICGVIGSFIILRGMSLMGDAISHAVLPGVALSYAFGINFFVGAVLTGVLTAVGIGYVSQNSRIKNDTAIGILFTSAFAIGIIMVTMLQSSTDLYHILFGNVLAVRSSDMWVTVGIGVIVIVTVYAFFKELLLTSFDPIIAAAYGLRNNLIHYLLMTLLTMVTVASLQTVGIVLVVAMLITPAATAYLLTDRLSIMIFLAGGFGMLSSVIGLYFSFTYNLASGATIVVVATVLFFLAFLFSRKHGVVWKSIRARQKRFELLN, encoded by the coding sequence ATGGATTTCTTGATGGCAATTGGACAGTATGAGTTTTTGCAAAAAGCATTGTTTACATCTGTAGTGGTTGGATTAATCTGCGGTGTCATCGGTAGCTTTATCATCTTGCGGGGAATGTCCTTAATGGGGGATGCCATCTCACACGCTGTTTTGCCTGGAGTGGCTCTCTCCTATGCTTTTGGGATCAATTTCTTCGTGGGCGCTGTTTTAACGGGTGTGCTCACCGCTGTTGGAATTGGCTACGTGAGCCAAAATAGCCGCATCAAGAACGACACAGCGATTGGAATTCTGTTCACGTCTGCCTTTGCGATCGGGATCATCATGGTTACGATGCTGCAAAGCAGTACCGATCTGTATCACATTTTGTTCGGGAATGTATTGGCAGTGCGTTCGTCAGACATGTGGGTGACGGTTGGTATCGGGGTCATCGTCATCGTAACAGTCTACGCTTTTTTCAAAGAACTGTTACTGACTTCGTTCGATCCGATCATTGCTGCTGCCTACGGCTTGCGTAATAACCTCATTCATTACTTGCTGATGACCTTGTTGACGATGGTAACGGTGGCTTCCTTGCAAACCGTAGGAATCGTGCTCGTTGTCGCCATGCTAATTACACCAGCTGCTACTGCCTATCTTTTGACGGACCGTTTGTCGATCATGATTTTTTTGGCTGGCGGTTTTGGGATGCTGTCTTCGGTTATCGGCCTTTATTTTAGCTTTACCTATAATTTGGCCTCTGGTGCCACGATTGTCGTGGTTGCAACTGTGCTGTTCTTCCTGGCCTTTCTCTTCTCCCGAAAACACGGGGTGGTATGGAAATCAATCCGAGCTCGGCAAAAACGATTCGAGCTCTTAAACTAA
- a CDS encoding metal ABC transporter ATP-binding protein — protein MEAAIAVRDLHVSYFGNEVVRDVSFDVELGSMVGIIGPNGAGKSTMIKALLDLIPRDKGNVRIFGKETNEFRKRIAYVPQRSMIDWTFPITVMDTVLIGTYPSVGLFKFPKKKEKAWALECLRKVGLEDFRDRQIGELSGGQQQRVFLARALAQKPELLLLDEPFVGIDVASEDTIIRILKELQFQDKTIVVVHHDLSKAYAYFDQLLLMNKELIKFGTVDEVLNREVMSRAYSYQLPFLEKTEVLA, from the coding sequence ATGGAAGCTGCTATCGCGGTAAGGGACTTACATGTCTCTTACTTTGGGAACGAAGTTGTACGGGATGTCTCATTTGACGTTGAGCTAGGGAGTATGGTTGGAATCATCGGTCCAAACGGGGCAGGGAAGTCAACCATGATCAAAGCACTCTTGGACCTCATTCCGAGAGATAAGGGGAATGTCCGGATTTTTGGGAAAGAGACAAATGAATTCCGGAAGAGAATTGCCTATGTACCACAACGGAGCATGATTGACTGGACGTTCCCGATCACCGTCATGGATACAGTGCTGATCGGGACATACCCAAGTGTCGGACTGTTCAAATTTCCGAAAAAAAAGGAAAAAGCGTGGGCGCTGGAATGCCTGAGAAAAGTAGGGCTGGAGGATTTCCGCGACAGGCAGATTGGGGAGCTCTCTGGCGGTCAGCAACAGCGTGTCTTCCTGGCAAGGGCACTTGCCCAAAAACCGGAGCTGCTGCTTCTGGACGAGCCGTTTGTGGGGATTGATGTGGCGAGTGAGGACACCATCATTCGCATTTTGAAAGAGTTGCAGTTTCAGGACAAAACGATTGTCGTCGTCCATCATGACTTGTCCAAAGCATATGCGTATTTTGATCAGCTTCTTCTCATGAACAAAGAATTGATCAAGTTCGGTACGGTCGATGAAGTGCTGAATCGAGAAGTCATGTCGAGAGCATATTCCTATCAACTACCATTTCTCGAAAAGACCGAGGTGCTTGCATAA
- a CDS encoding amino acid permease, protein MQDQKLERGLKNRHVQLIAIGGAIGTGLFLGAGKSIHLAGPSILFAYLITGIICFLIMRSLGELLLSNLNYHSFVDFVKDYLGNMAAFVTGWTYWFCWISIAMADLTAVGLYTQYWFPEIPQWMPGLIALMILLIMNLATVKLFGEMEFWFALVKVIAILALIFVGIFMIIKGFSTNAGASSFTNLWSHGGMFPNGFNGFLLSFQMVVFAFVGIELVGLTAGETEDPKRVIPKAINQIPIRILIFYVGALIVIMSIYPWNAINPLESPFVQVFAAIGIAAAAGIVNFVVLTSAASACNSAIFSTSRMVYSLAKEKNAPVPLTKLTANKVPANALLFSTVVILIAVVLNYVMPEGVFTLITSVSTVCFIFIWGITVICHLKYRKTRPDLAKANSFKMPLYPFANYLILAFLAFILVVLALAEDTRVALFITPVWFILLVAIYKLRKTKTNEIKVAEH, encoded by the coding sequence ATGCAGGATCAAAAATTGGAGAGAGGTCTAAAAAACAGACACGTACAACTCATCGCGATCGGCGGAGCAATCGGAACAGGATTATTTTTGGGCGCAGGTAAATCGATTCATTTGGCCGGCCCATCCATCTTATTTGCTTACTTGATTACAGGCATCATCTGCTTTTTAATCATGCGCTCACTCGGGGAGCTCCTCTTGAGCAATTTGAACTACCATTCGTTTGTGGATTTCGTCAAAGACTATCTGGGGAACATGGCCGCATTTGTCACGGGCTGGACTTACTGGTTTTGCTGGATTTCGATCGCCATGGCCGACCTGACAGCGGTTGGTTTATATACGCAGTATTGGTTTCCGGAAATACCGCAGTGGATGCCAGGCTTAATCGCCCTCATGATTTTGTTAATCATGAACCTAGCTACGGTGAAGCTTTTTGGAGAAATGGAATTTTGGTTCGCGCTTGTTAAGGTCATCGCGATTCTCGCCCTGATTTTTGTCGGCATTTTCATGATCATCAAGGGCTTTTCTACGAATGCTGGTGCATCTAGCTTCACGAATCTCTGGAGTCATGGGGGTATGTTCCCGAACGGCTTCAATGGGTTCCTTCTCTCCTTCCAGATGGTGGTGTTCGCATTTGTTGGGATCGAGCTTGTCGGGCTAACAGCCGGTGAAACAGAAGACCCAAAACGAGTCATTCCAAAAGCGATTAACCAAATCCCGATTCGGATTTTGATTTTCTACGTTGGCGCACTCATCGTCATCATGAGCATTTATCCTTGGAACGCGATCAACCCGTTGGAGAGCCCATTCGTACAGGTCTTCGCAGCGATTGGTATTGCAGCCGCTGCCGGTATCGTCAACTTCGTTGTACTGACTTCCGCTGCTTCCGCATGTAATAGCGCCATTTTTAGTACAAGCCGGATGGTTTACTCCCTTGCCAAAGAAAAGAATGCACCTGTGCCTCTCACCAAACTGACTGCCAACAAGGTCCCGGCAAATGCACTACTCTTTTCGACGGTTGTTATCCTAATTGCAGTCGTATTGAACTACGTCATGCCAGAAGGCGTCTTTACACTGATCACAAGCGTTTCTACCGTTTGCTTTATCTTTATTTGGGGTATCACCGTCATCTGTCATTTGAAATATCGCAAAACGAGACCAGATTTAGCAAAAGCGAATTCATTTAAAATGCCGCTCTATCCTTTTGCCAACTACCTGATCCTGGCATTCCTTGCCTTCATTCTGGTCGTGTTGGCACTCGCAGAAGATACACGAGTCGCCTTGTTCATCACACCTGTGTGGTTTATTCTGCTCGTTGCGATTTACAAACTGCGGAAAACGAAGACAAATGAAATAAAGGTAGCAGAACACTAA
- a CDS encoding adenine deaminase, producing the protein MTQQHSSFARPPLADCIPDLVAFSRGEKKATLFIHNGTLVNVLSGEILPNMSIAVVGTRIAYVGPFVEGMTDESTRIIDAKGKYMAPGLLDGHCHIESSMLSVTQFANAVLPLGTTGGFFDAHEISNVLGLPGLRIMLDEARQTPMAAYMQVASCVPSTDASFETAGAEFGPAEVAEALSWGPDMIALGEVMNFPGVVYGDPKMIGEIQATLRAGKVVDGHYTWPSSDPRLAAYAAAGVTGCHECVTSEDVAQRVRLGMYAKMRRGSAWHDVAATIKAHTEQGIDSRRMMLVSDDRICDSLKEEGHMNFIVRHAISQGVKPVTAFQMATINTAERFGVARDVGSIAPGIIADIILLDGHLADVNVVMTIAGGEVVAENGEMTLELSPFPYPEYAINSVKIKDELTPSDFIIKTPISSGAIKTRVAVVRENHVETDEVFVDVAVANSELQITPESTLCKMAVFERHGKTGGSGIGLVGNVGFNQPAAIAMTVAHDCHNVLVIGNDDERMAQAANAVIRMQGGIAVVTGDGEIVELPLRLAGLMSTEPYETVVKQSMEISQALVKAGCTMNYAFMTLSLLALVVIPTLHISDTGLIRISDAGFERVSLFVE; encoded by the coding sequence ATGACACAGCAGCATTCGTCCTTTGCAAGACCTCCACTCGCAGATTGCATTCCTGATCTCGTTGCCTTTTCCAGAGGGGAGAAAAAAGCGACCCTCTTCATCCATAACGGCACTCTCGTCAATGTTCTCTCCGGTGAAATCTTGCCGAATATGTCCATCGCTGTCGTTGGCACCCGTATCGCCTATGTCGGCCCTTTTGTGGAAGGGATGACGGATGAATCCACCAGGATCATCGATGCAAAAGGAAAGTATATGGCACCAGGACTGTTGGACGGGCACTGTCATATCGAGAGCAGCATGCTGTCCGTGACGCAGTTTGCCAATGCGGTATTGCCACTCGGAACGACAGGCGGCTTTTTCGATGCGCATGAGATCTCGAATGTTCTCGGTCTACCTGGTTTGCGGATCATGCTGGATGAGGCGAGACAAACACCCATGGCTGCTTACATGCAGGTCGCTTCCTGCGTCCCTTCTACAGATGCTTCTTTTGAAACGGCTGGGGCAGAATTCGGACCAGCAGAGGTCGCGGAAGCATTGAGCTGGGGACCAGATATGATCGCACTCGGAGAAGTCATGAATTTCCCAGGTGTCGTGTACGGAGACCCGAAAATGATTGGAGAGATTCAAGCGACACTGCGGGCAGGAAAAGTGGTAGATGGTCACTATACATGGCCTTCAAGCGATCCACGTCTGGCTGCTTATGCCGCTGCGGGTGTAACCGGCTGCCATGAGTGTGTGACCAGCGAAGATGTCGCACAGCGCGTACGCCTCGGCATGTATGCCAAAATGCGCCGTGGCTCTGCGTGGCACGATGTTGCAGCAACGATCAAAGCACACACCGAACAGGGCATTGACTCCCGCCGGATGATGCTCGTGTCCGATGACCGCATCTGTGATTCGTTGAAAGAAGAAGGACATATGAACTTCATCGTCAGACACGCGATCTCGCAAGGAGTGAAGCCCGTTACTGCCTTTCAGATGGCGACCATCAATACAGCAGAACGATTCGGTGTCGCAAGAGATGTAGGCTCGATCGCACCGGGTATCATCGCCGATATCATTTTGCTCGACGGGCATCTGGCTGATGTGAATGTCGTGATGACGATCGCGGGTGGTGAAGTAGTGGCGGAAAACGGCGAAATGACGCTCGAACTTTCCCCGTTCCCTTACCCTGAGTATGCCATCAACTCTGTGAAAATCAAGGATGAGCTCACTCCATCTGACTTCATTATCAAGACCCCTATTTCGTCTGGGGCGATCAAGACGCGCGTGGCAGTTGTCCGAGAAAATCACGTAGAGACGGACGAAGTGTTTGTGGATGTGGCTGTTGCCAATAGTGAGCTTCAGATTACGCCCGAGAGCACGTTGTGCAAAATGGCTGTTTTCGAACGCCATGGGAAAACTGGCGGCTCAGGCATCGGGCTTGTCGGCAATGTCGGATTTAACCAGCCAGCAGCGATTGCCATGACTGTAGCCCATGACTGCCATAACGTGCTTGTCATCGGGAACGACGATGAGCGGATGGCACAAGCTGCCAATGCTGTGATCCGCATGCAAGGCGGTATCGCTGTCGTGACTGGAGACGGCGAAATCGTGGAGCTTCCGCTGCGTTTAGCCGGACTGATGTCGACCGAGCCTTATGAAACAGTTGTAAAGCAATCCATGGAGATTAGCCAAGCATTGGTGAAGGCGGGCTGCACGATGAACTACGCCTTTATGACATTGTCTTTGCTTGCTCTGGTCGTCATACCGACGTTACATATATCGGATACGGGCTTGATTCGCATTTCAGATGCGGGATTTGAGCGAGTATCACTGTTTGTGGAATAA
- a CDS encoding MerR family DNA-binding transcriptional regulator, translating to MRPIDIARKLKLSTSALRNYEAHGLIPPVERSASGYRKYTEEHVAYFTCIQTMSPGFGMEVTAQVMRLIQDRQLQAALWRVNEVQANLQRDKQLAERNVTMLEDGPAGKGQEAGNSEWMTIGEVATITSLPSSTIRHWEKVGLITTSRHEKNGYRLFNRSQIRKIMLLRTLRPAVYSLPVVELKEAIASMNEEDVKEARNIALETLRYLDQLNLVQMRGVFYFYQLCKVVQLVEE from the coding sequence ATGCGTCCCATTGATATTGCACGTAAGCTGAAGCTGAGCACAAGCGCCTTGCGCAATTATGAAGCGCATGGGCTGATTCCGCCTGTGGAGCGGTCAGCGAGCGGCTACCGGAAGTATACGGAGGAACACGTTGCTTATTTTACCTGTATTCAAACCATGTCTCCTGGCTTTGGGATGGAAGTGACGGCGCAGGTCATGCGACTGATCCAGGACAGACAGTTGCAGGCTGCTCTGTGGCGTGTGAATGAGGTACAGGCTAATTTGCAGCGAGACAAGCAGTTAGCTGAACGAAACGTGACGATGCTCGAAGACGGCCCAGCAGGAAAGGGGCAGGAAGCTGGAAACAGCGAATGGATGACGATTGGAGAGGTAGCAACAATAACTTCGCTGCCCAGCTCAACGATCCGACACTGGGAAAAGGTGGGACTCATTACGACTTCCCGGCATGAGAAAAATGGATACCGTCTCTTCAATCGCTCGCAAATCCGCAAAATCATGCTGCTACGTACGCTGCGACCTGCTGTCTATTCTTTACCGGTTGTGGAGCTAAAGGAAGCCATCGCGAGCATGAATGAAGAGGATGTGAAGGAGGCGCGAAACATCGCTTTGGAAACGCTGCGCTATCTGGATCAGTTGAATCTCGTACAAATGCGTGGGGTTTTCTATTTCTATCAATTATGCAAAGTGGTTCAGTTGGTCGAAGAATGA
- a CDS encoding DUF5701 family protein encodes MHKAEFERQLTTLIQKGYPEMAGMTADEFREKLTPLQPLTEALPIQEDDQQEGLVPFVLVVKGDWFDGEKAMQAIERQKKAGFSVMDAEEIRRFTPIEGIEIPTGMAYLMTGINTGKETLNVTPNDAMPILLEQQRSPLTLEEGVALITHFPDLVKKNNGFSLLGSRCGDRRVTAMWISENKPKLGWCWAGNPHTWLGSASCQARLDEKKP; translated from the coding sequence ATGCACAAAGCTGAATTCGAACGGCAACTGACAACGCTCATTCAAAAGGGCTATCCTGAAATGGCGGGCATGACAGCAGATGAGTTTAGGGAAAAACTGACCCCGCTGCAACCACTGACAGAAGCTCTCCCCATTCAAGAAGACGACCAGCAAGAGGGCCTCGTCCCCTTTGTTCTCGTGGTAAAAGGCGATTGGTTCGACGGAGAAAAAGCGATGCAAGCCATCGAGCGGCAAAAGAAAGCTGGCTTCAGTGTCATGGATGCGGAAGAAATCCGACGGTTTACACCCATCGAGGGCATTGAGATTCCTACAGGAATGGCTTACCTGATGACTGGAATTAATACAGGAAAAGAGACGCTGAACGTCACTCCGAATGACGCGATGCCCATCCTCTTAGAGCAACAACGTTCTCCGCTCACGCTGGAGGAAGGGGTTGCCTTGATCACTCACTTCCCGGATCTGGTAAAGAAAAACAACGGATTTTCACTGCTCGGCTCTCGTTGTGGCGACCGACGCGTAACCGCTATGTGGATCAGCGAAAATAAACCGAAGCTAGGCTGGTGCTGGGCGGGCAATCCACATACGTGGCTCGGTTCGGCTTCCTGCCAAGCTCGTTTGGACGAAAAAAAACCTTGA
- a CDS encoding MerR family transcriptional regulator, which yields MYTIGEVAHLLGISTHTLRYYEKEKIIIPDRTESGDRRYNDSHIRWLQFVIKLKETQMPISKIKQYASLFLEGEHTTIARLTLLEEHKRYIEQQIKMLIDVDDMLERKIVAYKDSISNRAAKAQVD from the coding sequence ATGTACACAATTGGTGAAGTGGCACATCTATTAGGGATAAGCACACACACGTTGCGTTATTATGAAAAGGAAAAAATCATTATTCCGGATCGCACTGAAAGTGGTGACAGGCGATATAACGATTCACATATTCGATGGCTGCAATTCGTTATCAAGTTAAAAGAAACGCAAATGCCGATTTCAAAAATAAAGCAGTACGCCTCCCTGTTTTTAGAAGGAGAACATACGACCATAGCTCGATTGACTCTTTTAGAAGAACATAAACGCTATATTGAGCAACAAATAAAAATGTTAATCGATGTGGATGATATGCTAGAACGTAAGATTGTTGCTTACAAAGATTCCATCAGTAATCGAGCAGCCAAAGCACAGGTAGACTAA